Proteins found in one Deltaproteobacteria bacterium genomic segment:
- a CDS encoding xanthine dehydrogenase family protein subunit M, giving the protein LHVLGARVELLSQNARRVMNLDEFILGPGKTALRPREILTRILVPPTRHFQVQHFEKVGQRKAMAIAVVSLASLFRLGPRGLIEKARLALGSVGPTIIRPAEAEASLIGRKLSPAALAQAARLVRKAIRPIDDIRASAEYRRQTAGNLVMRLAENEYAKNFKKTDKLLCN; this is encoded by the coding sequence CTGCACGTCCTTGGAGCAAGGGTCGAACTCCTCTCCCAAAACGCCAGAAGGGTCATGAACCTCGATGAATTCATCCTCGGCCCGGGCAAGACCGCTCTACGCCCCAGGGAAATCTTGACCCGGATTCTCGTTCCCCCCACCCGGCACTTTCAAGTCCAACACTTCGAGAAGGTCGGCCAGCGCAAGGCCATGGCCATCGCCGTGGTCAGCCTGGCCAGCCTGTTCCGCCTTGGCCCCCGGGGCCTGATCGAGAAGGCCCGCCTGGCCCTGGGCAGCGTGGGGCCGACAATCATCCGGCCAGCCGAGGCCGAAGCCTCCCTGATCGGCCGCAAGCTCTCCCCGGCCGCCTTGGCTCAGGCCGCTCGTCTGGTCCGGAAGGCGATCCGACCCATCGACGACATCCGGGCCTCTGCCGAGTACCGACGGCAGACGGCCGGGAATCTGGTCATGAGACTGGCAGAAAACGAATATGCGAAAAATTTCAAAAAAACCGATAAGTTGCTTTGCAACTAG